From Thalassotalea psychrophila:
CTGAAAATCAACCGATAGTAAGTTTACCTGTTTACTTTAACCTTAGTGGCACTAGCTTCACTAATTTTTGTGAAGTCAAAACATTAAGTCCTTTACGCTATACCTGCACGATAACGCACCCTCGTTTTGTTGAAGATATCACATTTACTTCACCTGTAGGTGCGCCGTGGCCTGGTGGTGAAGGCCCTACTACGGCTAACTTAATGTGTAACCTGCCAAAAGAGAGTACCTACGCAACGTGTTACCCGGATAACTTAAAAGGTGAGCATAGCCAAACCGATTATATCAAAATGATTGAGTTGGCTGATGTACTAAAAGCGCCAATTAAGCAAACTACCTTTGGCGAAGGCAACTACTCATTATTAACCGGCTCTGTTATTAAAATTGCTCATTCTGATGATAGCAAAGACGCTGAAGAGCTAATTTGGCAAGATAAACTTACCGTTGCTCCTGGTGAAAAAGCCACTGTTGCGCAGCTTGTGCAAGAAGAGTGTGGTGGACAACTTGTTGATTTAGGCTTAGATAACTGTATTGGCAAGTCGTCAGTGTTCAGCCCTGCAAGCGGTTACTTCAGATTTTTGGATTGGAATTCGCCATTACCAACCATTAAAGACAACCAAAGTTTTACCATTAGTGAAGCTGCTCAAAATGGTGACTTTGTTGGTCAGGTTCAATTTGCTGGTGACCGATTACAACAAAGTAAAAACTCACGCATGCGCTTAATGAGTAGTGATGTTGGCGCACCATTTCAAATGGACGAATTTGGCGTTATCACTGTTCGTGACGCGTCAATTTTGAATTATGAAGCAAAAACCCAATACCAAATCAAAATTCAAGCGTACATGTATTACCTGAATGGCGATATAACCACGGTAAATATCGGTTTATCCAACGCCAATGATAATGCCCCGCAGCAAGTGTCTGGTTTACCAGTTATTTCAGCCAAAGTAGGCAGTGAAATTGAAAACGTTTCTTTAGCGCCGCATTTTACCGACCTTGATGGTGGCAAAGTGAACTTTATCTCAGCTGATCTACCCGACGGCATAAGCATTAGCCAGGCAGGTACGTTATCAGGTACTCCAAATGTGGCTGGGGAGTTCTTCTCTACATTATTGGTTTCTGACGATATTCACACTTATCAAGCATCACTAGAGCTGAATATTACTGGTGAAAATTCTCAAGCTGAAGAAGAGGCAAACGAGTCATCGTCTTCAGGCGGTAGTATCTCATTTACTTTCATCTTGTTAATGATTTTGGCTAGCCAACGTCGTTTAGCCCAAAGATTACAGAAAAGTGCCTAGGCACTTTTCAAAAAGGACATTAAAGTGAAATTACATTTAAACAAATTAATGCTGACCTTGTCTATTGTTGCTACGGGTGCGAATGCTGCACCTAATAGCTTAATAGACAACGATGGGCAAACCTATATTCCACTGAATCAAACGGTATTTACCGCTGATTTAATAACGCAAAGAAAATCTCTCGCTGGTATCGACAACTACATGGTCTTATTAGAAGACGATGCTCTGGCTATGTATAAAGGTGGTCTAAGCGGATTATCAGCAACGAATATATTAGCCAGTAAAGGGGCTAACGTTAATGCACGTGGCAAGCTTAATACTAAGAGCCTGGCGTCAAAGCAATACAAAAGCTTTTTATCTGCTAAACAGGCTGAAATGCAATTACATATTAGTTTGCGCTTAAAGCGCGAGCTGAATGTTGAATTTGAATTTACCTCAGTATTGAACGGTTTTACTACAGAGCTAAATGCAACTGAGGCATTACTGGTAAAAGGCATGCCAGGTATACGCTCAATCGAAAAGCTTGAAATGCAAGCTATGGATACCGATTCAGGCCCTGCATTTACTGGTGCTAATAATGTCTGGCAGCAGTCCAACGTTTATGTAGACGCTAATGGCGACAGTATTAGCATGGGCGAGGGCGCAGTTGTCGCGGTTATAGATTCGGGTATTTCGTCTTATAAAGAAATGGTAATAGATATTAAGGATACTGAAAACCTACCGCCATTTAACCCGTCTTTTGCCGGCGAAGTTGAAGAATTCGAATTTGACGCCGAAGGTAACTTTGTTGTTGATGAGCAAGGCAATAACGTAAGTACTACATACACATTTACCAACCCAATCCCAAACCCTGATAGTGCATCAGGTTACTACGGAGATTGTGCTAGCGAGCCAAACTGGTGTAGTGAAAAATTGATCGGGGTTATGGGCATAGGTGTTTATGGTGCGGACTCTGTATCTCAAGATCACATTGTTGAAGAAAATGGTGACATTACTTTCATTTACTCAAGATGGGCAACTGGTCAGGATTTCACCGGCCATGGTACTCACGTAGGCTCAACCGCAGCAGGTAACTTTGTTTATAACGTACACGCCGAAGTTGAAACTGGGCAACGCGATCACGTTACCTTAATGGACAATTTTGAAGAAGAAGTGGAACAGCGAAGAATTGAAGGCAGAGCAAATCACGAAAATAAAAACAGCTACAATGACTTTAAAGAATCTTTTGTTTACGACCGTATCGGTGGTGTTGCACCACATGCCAATATAATCTCGTATCAGGTGTGTGGCGGAACAAGTGGTGGATGTCAGCCTGGTTATGCCGCAGTGGCGCTTGAGCATGCCTTTAATATAGGTGTTGACGCGGTTAACTATTCGGTCAGTGGCCCGGCAACTTCACCTTGGTATAGCTGGCAGGCATTAGCGTTTTTAGGAGCGCGCCAAAATGGTATGCATATATCTGCTTCTGCTGGTAATACCGGTGCATATGGCTGGGGAACGGTACGTACGCCGGCAAATGCTCCTTGGCTTACCAGCGTTGGCTCTGCGTCATCTGATCGCGGCTTTGATAAAAAAGTTGCCACATTATCTGGTGGTAAGTCTTCGGTTGTTAACCATGTTGCTAAAGATGATTTAGATAAGCCAGAATGGCAGCAATACATCGATTTATCAGGTGTATTAGTTGGTGAGGCAGGTACATTAGGACTTGCTGAAACTGAGCTTGTACTGGCTAGCAATGCAGAAGTGACTAATGCTGAAGATGATTGGGGCTTAGCTGGCAGCTGTGGACCTAGAACGCTAAAACCAGAATTAGTTGCGGGTAAAGTTGTTGTTTGTAAACGTGGTGGCGGTAATGGTGAAGGTCCTATTGCTCGTTTAACCAAAGGTGTTGAAGCGTATTTTGCCGGTGCTGCCGGGATGATTTTAATTAATACCAAAACCGGTAGTGAAAGCGTTATCGCCGATCAACATGTATTGCCGGCGCTACACTTAAACTATAAAAATGGTAAACAGCTGTTAGAGTGGTTAGCCGAAGGCGAAGAGCATAAAGTTGCCCTTAGTGACTCTAAGGCACAAGCAAATCCAACCAGAGCAAACTTTCCAAGTGTATTCTCTTCACGTGGTCCCGATATTTTCTCTAAAGATTACTTGATCCCATCTATTACCGGTCCAGGTCAAAGCATCATAGCCTCTGGTTTAGGGCAAAATATGATGCGTTATAAACCTGATTCAGTAACCTCGGGATCTAACTGGGAATATAAGAGTGGCACATCAATGTCTACGCCACATATGACCGGTATATACGCCATTATTGCCGGTGTGCAAAATGCTAAACCGCTTGAAGAAGAACGCTGGACGCCAGCTGAGGCGCAGTCGGCAGTTATGTTAACTGCGGCAACAACCGTACGTGTTTGGAATGGTGAATTTGACCAGGACAACAATGAAGTATTCGATCCCGCATCATTTCATATGCAAGGCTCGGGTTTAATGCGTGTGGATTATGCGCTTAAATCTGGATTTGTTATGCCAATCACTCGCGACGAATATTTAGCTGCAGATCCATACGGTGATGCAAGCTATCAGGAATTGCCAGACGATCAAGGCTTGCCAGATGAAAGTATCAAAGATGATGAGATGGACCTTCCTTACCCGGTAGATGAGTACGGCGATAAAATACTTGCTCCACAGGGGTGGCACGGGAAAACTCATCGATTAAACCTGGCAAGCTTATCAAAAGGTGATTGTTTAGCCGCTTGTGGTTGGGTTCGTACCTTTAAAGCAGTAAAAGATGCTACCTACAATATATCTTATTCTTACGGCACTAAGGGCATGGTATTAAACACTTACGTTGTTGATGAAAGTGTTGAAGGTCTTGTCCTTACGCCAAGAGAAGAAGATGAAATCACCTCGGTAGAGCTTGCTGGTACTGAAATTATTACTTTGTCAGTAACGGCTGGGCAAACGTATAAATTATACTTTACCGCTACAGTTAATGATGAACTTGATGCAATTTGGTCAAATGGTCGTATACATTTTAAATCAGCAGATAGTTCCATTGCTGATATGAGCCTTGCCGCAGCGGTTGAATTTGTTGCAGGTACTGCGCCAGAAGAAGTGAACATTATTGCCCATCGCGATACCGGCACGGTACAAGTAAACGATATCGTCACTATTGGCAGTAGCGATTTAACCATCACTGAAAGCAGTATTACTGAAGCGTTTACCGACAAAGTATATATCTCAAGAGATAAATTCCCAACAGAAGTTTACCGCGATTTAGAAGATGGCACTTACGCCTATCCATTTTATGTACCATCAACTGCAGCGCGTTTAGTGATTGAAGTACTGGATACCTCATCACCAGATATTGACATGTATGCCATGGTTGACAGCGATGCCGACAGTGTGGTCGATCAGCGCGAACTTAGAGCTGTTACCTTTTGGGATGGCTATCGTGGCGCCGACGCCAAGATAGACGTGCAAAACCCAACACCAGGTATTTATATGTTACTTATTCATAACTACGGTGACGTTTTTAATGCGGTTGAAATTGGTGAAGGTGAAGCCAACCCATTACATGACCCGGCAACATTAGAAGAGCCAGACTTTGTTGAGTTCTCTATTTCTGTGGTGCGCAATGCTGACGAAGACGATGAGTCGTTAAAGGTACGTGGTCCAAGAAATGTAGCCGCTGATGATGAAGTTACTCTGGATTT
This genomic window contains:
- a CDS encoding S8 family serine peptidase translates to MKLHLNKLMLTLSIVATGANAAPNSLIDNDGQTYIPLNQTVFTADLITQRKSLAGIDNYMVLLEDDALAMYKGGLSGLSATNILASKGANVNARGKLNTKSLASKQYKSFLSAKQAEMQLHISLRLKRELNVEFEFTSVLNGFTTELNATEALLVKGMPGIRSIEKLEMQAMDTDSGPAFTGANNVWQQSNVYVDANGDSISMGEGAVVAVIDSGISSYKEMVIDIKDTENLPPFNPSFAGEVEEFEFDAEGNFVVDEQGNNVSTTYTFTNPIPNPDSASGYYGDCASEPNWCSEKLIGVMGIGVYGADSVSQDHIVEENGDITFIYSRWATGQDFTGHGTHVGSTAAGNFVYNVHAEVETGQRDHVTLMDNFEEEVEQRRIEGRANHENKNSYNDFKESFVYDRIGGVAPHANIISYQVCGGTSGGCQPGYAAVALEHAFNIGVDAVNYSVSGPATSPWYSWQALAFLGARQNGMHISASAGNTGAYGWGTVRTPANAPWLTSVGSASSDRGFDKKVATLSGGKSSVVNHVAKDDLDKPEWQQYIDLSGVLVGEAGTLGLAETELVLASNAEVTNAEDDWGLAGSCGPRTLKPELVAGKVVVCKRGGGNGEGPIARLTKGVEAYFAGAAGMILINTKTGSESVIADQHVLPALHLNYKNGKQLLEWLAEGEEHKVALSDSKAQANPTRANFPSVFSSRGPDIFSKDYLIPSITGPGQSIIASGLGQNMMRYKPDSVTSGSNWEYKSGTSMSTPHMTGIYAIIAGVQNAKPLEEERWTPAEAQSAVMLTAATTVRVWNGEFDQDNNEVFDPASFHMQGSGLMRVDYALKSGFVMPITRDEYLAADPYGDASYQELPDDQGLPDESIKDDEMDLPYPVDEYGDKILAPQGWHGKTHRLNLASLSKGDCLAACGWVRTFKAVKDATYNISYSYGTKGMVLNTYVVDESVEGLVLTPREEDEITSVELAGTEIITLSVTAGQTYKLYFTATVNDELDAIWSNGRIHFKSADSSIADMSLAAAVEFVAGTAPEEVNIIAHRDTGTVQVNDIVTIGSSDLTITESSITEAFTDKVYISRDKFPTEVYRDLEDGTYAYPFYVPSTAARLVIEVLDTSSPDIDMYAMVDSDADSVVDQRELRAVTFWDGYRGADAKIDVQNPTPGIYMLLIHNYGDVFNAVEIGEGEANPLHDPATLEEPDFVEFSISVVRNADEDDESLKVRGPRNVAADDEVTLDLTWNKAMRKGERYYGQFHLGTDDHLSQNIGTVNVNIQRGLDDVQLNLLSNNEATSEAAFEIMFTANSTEKDITYNMTVDLAAGTELVQFTHENVQKGIALKSAGEEVDYSINGSEITFEHVMAAGGNAEAVALVINYDHVEGQTDIAPVVTSIINEQQHPSYSYVDEAIDVVGRPVFTTSVSDRSPAKGDTVVISASLVDAVIENPSISYAWTQVSGPNVEVTQSANEISFVIPGAKNEGIIIFELTGHNGDKQSMPVEASVNVEATDFGGSTNEAFMLLALTALFTRRTMLRQSKA